A window of the Lactuca sativa cultivar Salinas chromosome 5, Lsat_Salinas_v11, whole genome shotgun sequence genome harbors these coding sequences:
- the LOC111890457 gene encoding probable methyltransferase PMT21 translates to MKLKDDDKPYRPNDKSSRVVPMGIMFIVLCGFSFYLGGIFCSEKNSFVTEEVVKSVESPKKTVSTPIQVKSVSFSQCSADLQDYTPCTDPKRWNKYGRHRLTFMERHCPPAFDRKECLVPPPDGYKEPIRWPKSKNECWYRNVPYDWINKQKSNQHWLRKEGEKFYFPGGGTMFPNGVSAYVDLMQNLIPGMKDGTVRTAIDTGCGVASWGGDLLDRGILTISLAPRDNHEAQVQFALERGIPAILGIISTQRLPFPSNSFDMAHCSRCLIPWAEFGGIYLLEVNRILRPGGFWVLSGPPVNYENRWRGWNTTVEDQKSDYDKLTELLTSMCFKLYNKKDDIAVWQKSSDNNCYKKLDTPDNYPPKCDDGTEPDSGWYTPLRPCVVVPDPKKSKLSLKSIAKWPERLHVAPERVSDVRGGSDGAFKHDDSKWKSRVKHYKKLLPALGTNKIRNVMDMNTVYGGFAAALIEDPLWVMNVVSSYAPNTLPVVFDRGLVGTFQDWCEAFSTYPRTYDLLHVDGLFTTESHRCEMKHVLLEMDRILRPNGYAIIRESSYFVDAIATIAKGMKWGCHKESTEYDIETEKVLICQKKLWYSKQSS, encoded by the exons ATGAAGCTAAAAGATGATGATAAGCCCTATAGGCCAAATGATAAAAGTTCAAGGGTTGTACCAATGGGGATAATGTTCATTGTATTGTGTGGATTTTCGTTCTATCTTGGTGGGATCTTTTGTTCTGAAAAGAACTCATTTGTCACTGAAGAAGTTGTGAAATCGGTTGAATCTCCCAAAAAGACTGTTTCTACTCCAATTCAAGTGAAATCGGTTTCGTTTTCTCAATGTAGTGCTGATTTACAAGACTACACACCTTGCACGGATCCTAAG AGATGGAATAAATACGGACGTCACAGGCTTACATTCATGGAGCGACACTGTCCACCAGCTTTCGACAGGAAAGAATGCCTTGTGCCACCACCTGATGGCTACAAGGAGCCCATAAGATGGCCGAAGAGCAAAAACGAATGTTGGTACAG GAACGTCCCATATGATTGGATCAACAAACAGAAGTCTAACCAGCATTGGTTAAGGAAAGAGGGGGAGAAATTCTACTTCCCTGGAGGTGGGACTATGTTCCCTAATGGCGTCAGTGCTTATGTTGATTTGATGCAAAACCTAATTCCCGGAATGAAAGACGGGACTGTTCGTACTGCCATTGATACCGGTTGTGGG GTTGCTAGTTGGGGAGGTGACTTGCTCGATCGTGGAATTCTTACGATCTCCCTTGCTCCAAGAGATAACCATGAGGCCCAAGTCCAGTTCGCTCTTGAACGTGGTATTCCCGCCATTCTTGGAATCATATCGACTCAACGTCTTCCATTTCCTTCAAATTCTTTCGATATGGCTCATTGCTCTAGATGCCTGATCCCATGGGCGGAATTCG GTGGAATTTACCTTCTTGAAGTAAACCGGATCCTCCGTCCGGGCGGTTTCTGGGTCCTATCCGGCCCGCCCGTGAACTACGAAAACCGATGGAGAGGATGGAACACAACAGTCGAAGATCAAAAATCCGATTATGACAAATTAACCGAGCTTCTAACTTCAATGTGCTTCAAATTATACAACAAGAAAGACGATATAGCCGTGTGGCAAAAATCATCCGACAATAATTGCTACAAAAAACTCGATACACCCGACAACTACCCACCAAAATGTGATGATGGAACCGAGCCCGATTCCGGATGGTATACCCCATTGAGACCTTGTGTTGTTGTCCCCGACccgaaaaagtcaaaattgagctTGAAATCGATTGCAAAATGGCCCGAAAGATTACACGTGGCACCCGAACGTGTTTCGGATGTTCGTGGTGGAAGTGATGGGGCTTTTAAGCATGATGATAGTAAGTGGAAGAGTAGGGTGAAGCATTACAAGAAGTTGCTTCCGGCTCTTGGAACAAATAAGATCCGAAATGTTATGGATATGAATACGGTTTATGGTGGTTTTGCCGCGGCTTTGATTGAAGATCCACTTTGGGTTATGAATGTTGTGTCTTCGTATGCTCCGAATACACTTCCCGTGGTGTTTGATCGTGGTCTCGTTGGAACTTTCCAAGATTG GTGTGAGGCGTTCTCAACCTATCCTCGAACGTACGATCTCCTTCATGTCGACGGCCTCTTTACAACCGAAAGCCATAG GTGTGAGATGAAACATGTGTTATTGGAAATGGACCGGATCTTGAGACCAAATGGATATGCAATCATTAGGGAATCAAGCTACTTTGTAGACGCGATTGCGACAATAGCAAAAGGAATGAAATGGGGTTGTCATAAAGAATCCACCGAGTACGATATAGAGACCGAAAAAGTTTTGATTTGCCAAAAGAAACTTTGGTACTCAAAGCAAAGCTCTTAG